One Longimicrobium sp. genomic region harbors:
- a CDS encoding Gfo/Idh/MocA family oxidoreductase: MPIGVGLIGLGMATAPHMMSLRELEESGRVRIIGGHAPSATRRDDFTARWDAPVFAEQAALLAAPGLDLVLVLTPPGAHLPVAHAAIAAGKHILVEKPIELTVARGEALAAAAEAAGVRCGVCLQHRFRP, translated from the coding sequence ATGCCGATCGGGGTGGGCCTCATCGGCCTCGGCATGGCCACGGCACCGCACATGATGAGCCTGCGGGAGCTGGAGGAGTCGGGGCGGGTCCGGATCATCGGAGGCCACGCGCCCTCCGCTACCCGGCGGGATGACTTCACGGCGCGCTGGGATGCGCCAGTTTTCGCGGAGCAGGCGGCGCTGCTGGCGGCGCCAGGGCTGGACCTCGTGCTCGTGCTCACCCCGCCTGGTGCGCATCTGCCCGTCGCGCACGCCGCCATCGCCGCCGGAAAGCACATCCTGGTCGAGAAGCCGATCGAGCTGACCGTCGCGCGCGGCGAGGCGCTGGCAGCGGCCGCCGAGGCCGCGGGCGTCCGCTGCGGCGTGTGTCTGCAGCACCGCTTCCGCCCGG